In the Pungitius pungitius chromosome 5, fPunPun2.1, whole genome shotgun sequence genome, one interval contains:
- the sema4c gene encoding semaphorin-4C has translation MGADMGAAGGTRLLLLVLLVGWEKSMGLNWNPIPRKTVRYQDVLDSMARFSIQGVFNYSMLTLSDHERVLYVGAREALFALDPNDISKQLRPQIDWPAPQDKKRECVAKGKNNQTECFNYIRFLQSYNHTHLYTCGTYAFQPKCTYVNADYFTLNAAAQEDGKGKCPYDPAKGHTGLIVDKELYSATLNNFLGTEPVILRNLGQQHYSMKSEYLPAWLNEPDFVGSALVKESSGSKDGDDDKIYFFFSERALELDCDTELTVARVARVCKGDLGGTRTLQKKWTTFQKARLECSLPERHVSFNNLRAVFTLPGQDWRGTTFYGIFHAQWGDVDVSAVCQYQIGDVKKVFEGSYKEYRETSQRWGRYTGAVPVPRPGSCITNSDRESGYNSSLQLPDATLNFAKKHPLMEDKALARPLLLTKGVNFTRLAVDRVSALDQRAYNMLFIGTAEGWLQRVLILGSEAHVIEEIQLFESGQPVDSLTISHSKKYVYIGSRSEVLQLPLANCSRYQSQPDCLLARDPYCAWDSEGRACVRIDLHRGSTSSLSQDLMLERFSRGKAKFDKPVSIPSPEHSRIRNVTVVVGSDMVLPCQLVSNLAQPFWVLNERELQLGDPEAGGPRFDRTLKALVVPEAGQTQAGRYVCYSEEQGVKFQTERYQVAVVASAPVFMEARAPDSSMGLFWVLVITLGAACLLLLVAALYLRRRLKLALGKGADMKPLESTLVYPITLPKEPPTFVPSKMPSDEDRFWETGANYYYSDGSLKIVPGHALGPNGVGAPSPSAIPGQPIHSPSRLSLTNIRGSGSNGYIRLNLSTAGEERASGAGAGGGGLGGLGGLGAAGNDYSSPFKEELRRTLQQRSVLPDANPEESSV, from the exons ATGGGAGCGGACATGGGGGCGGCGGGCGGGACGAGGCTCTTGCTCCTGGTGCTTCTGGTCGGATGGGAGAAGTCGATGGGCCTCAACTGGAACCCCATCCCACGCAAGACTGTTCGATACCAGG ATGTTTTGGACAGCATGGCGAGGTTCAGCATCCAGGGAGTCTTCAACTACAGCATGCTGACTCTGTCCGACCACGAGAGGGTTCTGTACGTGGGAGCGCGGGAGGCGCTGTTCGCCCTGGACCCAAACGACATTAGCAAGCAGCTACGGCCTCAG ATCGACTGGCCGGCTCCGCAGGATAAGAAGAGAGAGTGCGTTGCCAAGGGGAAGAACAACCAG ACCGAGTGCTTCAACTACATCCGTTTCCTGCAGAGCTACAACCACACGCACCTCTACACCTGCGGCACCTACGCCTTCCAGCCCAAGTGCACCTACGTG AACGCCGACTATTTCACCCTCAACGCTGCGGCCCAGGAGGACGGGAAGGGTAAATGCCCATATGACCCTGCCAAGGGGCACACCGGCCTGATAGTGG ATAAGGAGCTGTACTCGGCAACGCTCAACAACTTCCTGGGTACGGAGCCGGTCATTCTGAGGAATCTGGGCCAGCAGCACTACAGCATGAAGAGTGAATACTTGCCCGCCTGGCTCAATG AGCCAGACTTCGTGGGCTCGGCCCTGGTAAAGGAAAGCAGCGGCAGCAAGGACGGGGACGACGACAAGATCTACTTCTTCTTCAGCGAGCGGGCGTTGGAGCTGGACTGCGACACCGAGCTCACCGTGGCCCGAGTGGCCCGGGTCTGCAAG GGGGATCTGGGCGGTACCAGGACCCTGCAGAAGAAGTGGACCACCTTCCAGAAGGCCCGCCTGGAGTGCTCCCTCCCCGAGCGCCACGTCTCCTTCAACAACCTGCGGGCCGTCTTCACGCTGCCGGGCCAGGACTGGAGGGGGACCACCTTCTACGGCATCTTCCACGCGCAGTG GGGTGACGTGGACGTGTCGGCGGTGTGCCAGTACCAGATCGGTGACGTGAAGAAGGTGTTCGAGGGATCCTACAAAGAGTACAGGGAGACGTCGCAGAGGTGGGGGCGTTACACGGGCGCCGTCCCCGTCCCGCGACCCGGATCG TGCATAACCAACTCGGACAGGGAGAGCGGCTACAACAGCTCCCTGCAGCTGCCCGACGCCACGCTCAACTTTGCCAAGAAGCACCCGCTGATGGAGGACAAGGCTCTGGCTCGCCCCCTGCTGCTGACCAAGGGCGTCAACTTCACCCGGCTGGCGGTGGACCGGGTCAGCGCCCTGGACCAGCGGGCGTACAACATGCTGTTCATCGGCACAG CGGAGGGCTGGCTGCAAAGGGTGCTGATCCTGGGCTCCGAGGCCCACGTGATCGAGGAGATCCAGCTGTTTGAGAGCGGCCAGCCAGTGGACAGCCTGACCATCTCCCACTCCAAG AAGTACGTGTACATCGGCTCTCGTTCGGAGGTTCTCCAGTTGCCCTTGGCCAACTGCAGCCGCTATCAGTCTCAGCCAGACTGTCTGCTCGCCCGGGACCCCTACTGCGCTTGGGACAGCGAGGGCCGGGCCTGCGTCCGTATCGACCTCCACCGCGG ATCCACCTCCTCCCTGTCACAGGACCTAATGCTGGAAAGGTTCAGCCGGGGAAAAGCCAAGTTTGATAAGCCGGTCTCCATCCCCAGCCCCG AGCACTCCCGCATAAGGAACGTCACCGTGGTGGTGGGGTCGGACATGGTGCTGCCTTGCCAGCTGGTCTCCAACCTGGCTCAGCCCTTCTGGGTCCTCAACGAACGCGAGCTCCAGCTGGGTGACCCCGAGGCGGGCGGGCCGCGCTTCGACCGGACCCTCAAAGCCCTCGTCGTCCCCGAGGCGGGCCAGACGCAAGCCGGCCGCTACGTCTGCTACTCCGAGGAGCAAGGCGTGAAGTTTCAGACGGAGCGCTACCAGGTGGCCGTGGTGGCCAGCGCGCCGGTCTTCATGGAGGCCCGCGCGCCCGACAGCAGCATGGGGCTCTTCTGGGTGCTGGTCATCACCCTGGGAGCGGCGTGCCTGCTGCTCCTGGTGGCGGCTCTGTACCTGCGCAGGAGGCTGAAGCTGGCCCTGGGAAAGGGCGCCGACATGAAGCCCCTGGAGAGCACCCTGGTCTACCCGATCACCCTGCCCAAGGAGCCGCCCACCTTCGTGCCCAGCAAGATGCCCAGCGACGAGGACCGCTTCTGGGAGACGGGCGCCAACTACTACTACTCGGACGGCTCGCTGAAGATCGTCCCCGGCCACGCCCTGGGGCCCAACGGCGTCGGCGCGCCGTCGCCCAGCGCCATCCCCGGCCAGCCCATCCACTCCCCCAGCCGCCTCAGCCTCACCAACATCCGGGGCTCGGGTAGCAACGGCTACATCCGCCTCAACCTGAGCACGGCGGGGGAGGAGAGGGCTAGCGGGGCCGGCGCTGGGGGCGGCGGGCTGGGCGGGCTGGGAGGCCTGGGCGCGGCCGGGAACGACTACTCCAGCCCCTTCAAGGAGGAGCTGAGGCGCACCCTGCAGCAGAGGAGCGTGCTGCCCGACGCCAACCCGGAGGAGTCGTCCGtctag